Proteins co-encoded in one Flavobacterium sp. M31R6 genomic window:
- a CDS encoding iron chaperone, which translates to MKTDFKTVDEYIATFPKDIQTLLQNVRMTIIKKAPEALECISYGMPAYKTYGKPLVYFAGYKNHIGFYATPTGHTEFSNELSNYKQGKGSVQFPVSHPIPYWLIEQIVIFRVKENEQKFTKQ; encoded by the coding sequence ATGAAAACTGATTTTAAAACCGTTGACGAATACATTGCAACATTCCCAAAAGACATACAAACCCTTTTGCAAAACGTTCGCATGACCATCATTAAAAAAGCGCCCGAAGCCTTGGAATGCATATCCTACGGAATGCCCGCCTACAAGACATACGGAAAACCCTTGGTATATTTCGCTGGATATAAAAACCATATCGGTTTTTATGCCACACCAACTGGACACACTGAGTTTTCTAATGAACTTTCCAATTACAAACAGGGAAAAGGCTCGGTTCAGTTTCCTGTCAGCCACCCAATTCCATATTGGCTAATAGAACAAATCGTTATATTTAGAGTAAAAGAAAACGAACAAAAATTTACTAAACAATAA
- the katG gene encoding catalase/peroxidase HPI gives MENYENLNTSNAEHGNEGGKCPFSGATSKQIAGSGTRNNDWWPNQLKLNVLRQHSSLSNPMGETFNYAEAFKSLDLAAVKKDLFDLMTDSQDWWPADYGHYGPFFIRMAWHSAGTYRIADGRGGGGAGTQRFAPLNSWPDNVNLDKARLLLWPIKQKYGKKISWADLMILTGNCALESMGLKTFGFGGGRADVWEPNEDIYWGSEGKWLDDQRYTGDRELENPLAAVQMGLIYVNPEGPNGNPDPLASARDIRETFARMAMNDEETVALIAGGHTFGKTHGAADPNEYVGVEPAAAGIEEQGLGWKNTFGTGNGEYTISSGLEGAWTTTPNKWSNNYFENMFGFEWELSKSPAGAHQWKPKNGAGAGTVPDAHNPSKSHAPTMLTADLALKVDPIYEPIARHFHKNPDEFADAFARAWFKLTHRDMGPIVRYLGPEVPKEELIWQDPIPAVTHQLIDYNDINDLKSKIVASGLSVSQLVATAWASASTFRGSDKRGGANGARIRLAPQKDWEVNNPAQLSTVLSVLEGIQASFNNAQSGGKQVSLADLIVLAGGVGIEKAAQQAGQNLTVPFTPGRADTSQEKTDVESFAVLEPEADGFRNYIKTQYTISAEEMLIDKAQLLTLTVPELTVLVGGLRVLNVNFDHSRHGVFTSRPETLTNDFFVNLLDYGTAWKASSESQEVFEGRDRKTGSLKWTGTRVDLIFGSNSELRAIAEVYGCSDSKELFVKDFIAAWNKVMNLDRFDLN, from the coding sequence ATGGAAAATTACGAAAATCTGAACACATCGAATGCTGAGCATGGAAACGAGGGAGGCAAATGCCCTTTTTCTGGCGCTACCTCAAAACAAATTGCTGGCTCTGGCACGAGAAACAATGACTGGTGGCCCAATCAGTTGAAACTAAATGTCCTTCGTCAACACTCATCGCTATCCAATCCGATGGGAGAGACGTTCAACTATGCCGAGGCTTTCAAAAGCCTTGATTTGGCTGCTGTAAAAAAAGATCTTTTCGATTTAATGACCGATTCTCAGGACTGGTGGCCGGCTGACTACGGTCATTATGGACCGTTCTTTATTCGGATGGCCTGGCATAGTGCGGGTACCTACCGTATTGCTGACGGTCGCGGAGGTGGTGGGGCCGGTACCCAACGATTTGCTCCACTCAACAGTTGGCCGGACAACGTGAATCTTGATAAAGCACGTTTGCTGTTATGGCCAATCAAACAGAAATATGGTAAGAAAATTTCATGGGCAGACTTGATGATTCTGACCGGAAATTGTGCACTCGAGTCCATGGGACTCAAGACTTTTGGCTTTGGAGGAGGTCGTGCCGATGTTTGGGAACCAAATGAAGATATCTATTGGGGTTCCGAGGGAAAATGGCTGGATGATCAACGATACACGGGTGACCGAGAATTAGAAAATCCTTTGGCTGCTGTTCAGATGGGTTTGATTTACGTGAATCCCGAAGGGCCGAACGGTAATCCGGATCCTCTTGCATCTGCCCGTGATATTCGGGAAACCTTTGCACGTATGGCTATGAATGACGAAGAAACTGTTGCGCTTATTGCGGGTGGACACACTTTTGGTAAAACCCATGGTGCTGCCGATCCAAACGAGTATGTTGGTGTAGAACCGGCTGCTGCTGGAATAGAGGAGCAAGGTCTTGGTTGGAAAAATACCTTCGGAACTGGAAATGGTGAATATACTATTAGTAGTGGTCTTGAAGGGGCTTGGACAACAACGCCCAATAAGTGGAGTAACAATTACTTCGAAAATATGTTTGGATTCGAATGGGAATTATCGAAAAGTCCAGCTGGTGCACATCAATGGAAACCAAAAAACGGAGCTGGTGCCGGTACAGTTCCCGATGCCCATAATCCATCAAAAAGTCACGCTCCAACCATGCTGACAGCTGATCTTGCTTTGAAGGTAGATCCTATTTATGAGCCAATTGCTAGACACTTTCATAAAAATCCTGATGAGTTTGCTGATGCCTTTGCTCGTGCCTGGTTTAAACTGACGCATCGTGACATGGGACCAATTGTACGTTATTTAGGACCAGAAGTGCCTAAAGAAGAACTGATTTGGCAGGATCCCATTCCAGCGGTTACTCATCAATTAATTGATTACAATGATATTAATGATTTAAAGTCTAAAATAGTGGCTTCTGGCTTGTCTGTTTCTCAATTGGTAGCTACAGCTTGGGCTTCGGCATCAACATTCCGTGGATCCGACAAGCGTGGTGGTGCAAACGGGGCACGTATTCGCCTTGCTCCGCAAAAGGATTGGGAAGTGAATAATCCGGCTCAGTTATCAACTGTATTATCTGTCCTTGAGGGTATTCAAGCTTCATTTAATAACGCTCAGTCTGGCGGAAAGCAAGTATCACTGGCTGACTTAATCGTTCTGGCTGGAGGTGTTGGAATTGAAAAAGCAGCTCAACAAGCTGGTCAAAATCTGACTGTTCCCTTTACACCCGGAAGAGCTGATACTTCACAGGAAAAAACGGATGTGGAATCTTTTGCTGTTCTAGAACCTGAAGCAGATGGTTTCAGGAATTATATTAAAACGCAATATACTATTTCTGCAGAAGAAATGCTTATTGACAAAGCACAATTGTTGACGCTAACTGTACCTGAACTGACTGTTCTTGTTGGTGGTTTGCGTGTTCTTAATGTGAACTTTGACCATTCTAGACATGGAGTGTTCACGAGTCGTCCCGAGACATTGACTAATGACTTTTTTGTAAATCTGCTAGATTATGGCACAGCTTGGAAAGCTTCTTCAGAATCGCAAGAGGTATTTGAAGGTCGTGATCGCAAAACAGGTTCATTAAAGTGGACAGGAACTCGTGTGGATCTTATCTTTGGATCCAATTCAGAGCTTCGTGCTATCGCTGAGGTTTATGGATGCAGCGATTCTAAAGAGTTGTTTGTGAAGGATTTTATAGCCGCATGGAATAAAGTAATGAATTTGGATCGCTTCGATTTGAACTAA
- a CDS encoding DUF1398 domain-containing protein: protein MFTIEQIKEAHSKVKSGADFPNYIQDLIILGVKGYDTFVNDGDVHYYGVNNYSVASNEKYDEIKIAASANKERFIEFLVMHQNGQTDYLTFCRHAGQCGIARWRVDIIEMTCTYYDQSGSEILIEKISV, encoded by the coding sequence ATGTTTACAATAGAACAAATAAAAGAAGCCCATTCTAAAGTAAAAAGTGGTGCTGATTTTCCAAATTACATACAAGATTTAATCATTTTAGGCGTAAAAGGATACGATACCTTTGTAAATGATGGCGACGTTCACTATTATGGAGTAAATAATTACTCTGTTGCTTCTAATGAAAAATATGATGAAATAAAAATTGCCGCATCAGCCAATAAAGAGCGATTCATCGAATTTTTAGTTATGCACCAAAACGGTCAAACCGATTATTTGACGTTTTGCCGTCATGCCGGCCAATGTGGTATTGCACGGTGGAGAGTTGATATTATTGAAATGACCTGTACATATTATGATCAATCAGGTTCTGAGATCTTAATTGAAAAAATTTCGGTTTAG
- a CDS encoding thioesterase family protein, producing the protein MATFSKQLSFRWSDLDPNFHLRHSAYYDFGAQHRVEILAQLGLTLRVMQKEHIGPILFREECVFRREINLSDEIIMQTKMAKMKADASRWSIVHEFYKEDILCAVITVDGAWMDTKLRKLATPTPQVVVDALSVFPKTADFIAL; encoded by the coding sequence ATGGCTACATTTAGCAAACAACTGTCCTTTCGCTGGTCTGATTTAGATCCAAATTTTCACTTACGTCATAGTGCCTATTATGATTTTGGGGCACAACATCGTGTTGAAATACTAGCACAATTAGGATTAACATTAAGAGTGATGCAAAAGGAACATATTGGCCCTATATTATTTAGAGAAGAATGTGTCTTTAGAAGAGAAATCAATCTCTCGGACGAGATTATCATGCAAACCAAAATGGCAAAAATGAAAGCTGATGCTTCACGCTGGTCAATTGTCCATGAGTTCTACAAAGAAGATATATTGTGTGCCGTTATTACTGTTGATGGTGCTTGGATGGATACTAAATTACGTAAATTAGCCACTCCAACTCCACAAGTTGTTGTTGATGCCTTAAGTGTTTTCCCAAAAACAGCTGATTTTATTGCACTATAA
- a CDS encoding VOC family protein: protein MANQIYPCLWFNGQAKAAAEYYCSIFKNSKITFENSFVVNFELNGTKFMTLDGGPMYKLSPANSYVIECETQEEIDHYWDKLGEGGIYNKCGWLDDKFGVTWQIVPRILSELMADPEKAPKVMQAFMQMTKFNVQGLLDA from the coding sequence ATGGCAAATCAAATTTATCCTTGCTTGTGGTTTAACGGACAGGCCAAAGCAGCAGCTGAATATTATTGCTCCATTTTTAAAAATTCCAAAATCACTTTCGAGAATTCATTTGTTGTAAACTTTGAATTGAATGGAACTAAATTTATGACCTTGGATGGCGGTCCCATGTATAAATTATCGCCTGCCAATTCTTATGTTATAGAATGCGAAACACAGGAAGAAATTGACCATTATTGGGACAAATTAGGCGAAGGCGGAATTTATAATAAATGCGGTTGGCTCGATGACAAATTCGGCGTTACTTGGCAAATTGTCCCAAGAATATTGAGCGAGCTAATGGCTGATCCTGAAAAAGCGCCAAAGGTTATGCAGGCATTTATGCAAATGACAAAATTTAACGTACAAGGATTGCTTGACGCATAG
- a CDS encoding DUF4494 domain-containing protein, with translation MSTIWYECKVKYRKTDETGGQKVVTEPYLVDALSYTEAESRINEEMSAYVSEEFKITNIKVANYAEIHPFENADRWFKSRVSLMAYDEESGKERKSNMYLLVQANDVKEAFDNTTHVMSTTMGEYTIPAISESPIMDVFPYFSGEEGETEQLERFNALKASKPATVEVEDTTEFDPAYLEESI, from the coding sequence ATGAGCACAATTTGGTACGAATGCAAAGTAAAATATAGAAAAACGGATGAAACTGGCGGACAAAAGGTTGTAACAGAACCTTATTTGGTTGATGCTTTGTCCTATACCGAAGCAGAAAGCAGAATTAATGAAGAGATGTCTGCATATGTTAGTGAAGAATTTAAAATCACGAATATAAAGGTGGCAAATTATGCCGAAATACATCCTTTCGAAAATGCTGACCGTTGGTTTAAATCAAGAGTTTCTCTAATGGCTTACGACGAAGAAAGTGGCAAAGAAAGAAAGTCAAATATGTATTTGTTGGTGCAAGCCAATGATGTAAAAGAAGCTTTTGATAACACCACTCATGTAATGAGTACCACGATGGGGGAATACACTATTCCGGCTATTTCGGAATCTCCTATTATGGACGTTTTTCCTTATTTCAGTGGTGAAGAAGGAGAAACAGAACAATTGGAAAGGTTCAATGCGCTGAAAGCTTCGAAACCTGCAACAGTTGAGGTAGAGGATACAACGGAATTTGATCCAGCTTATTTGGAGGAAAGTATTTAA
- a CDS encoding NAD(P)/FAD-dependent oxidoreductase, whose amino-acid sequence MLQEFVDVLIIGAGPSGCVSASYLHKKGVKIKVVEKTKFPRIVVGESLIPRVMDHFAEAELFECLDAMNFEKKLGARFIRGEDICVFDFSNKFSEGWDWTWQVPRADFDNTMAQEVIRKGIDLEFESEVISVSFQGKNSITVVKEKGGNLKEIHAKFIIDSSGYGRVLPRLLDLDTPSKLDPHSSIFTHVVDINRPEGEEGTLISFDILETEVWLWVIPFSNGNTSLGVVGPTDFINSLSANKDNAEALKNAIQLSDFYIKRFGGVDFIFEPIKLENYSRSVKKMYGDGFALTGNSSEFLDPVFSSGVAFATESGMLAAKLYLKESQGITVDWETEFTGYMKRGIAVFTTYVKEWYTGNLQTLFFHQPENPDVKRKICAVLAGYVWDEENPFVKKHDNLIKNMAHILQMESPQKKS is encoded by the coding sequence ATGTTACAAGAATTCGTAGATGTTTTAATCATTGGAGCAGGACCATCCGGATGTGTATCTGCCTCTTATCTTCATAAAAAAGGAGTCAAAATTAAGGTTGTAGAAAAAACAAAATTTCCTAGAATTGTTGTAGGTGAAAGTCTTATTCCAAGAGTTATGGATCATTTTGCGGAAGCTGAATTATTCGAATGTTTGGATGCCATGAATTTTGAAAAAAAATTAGGGGCTCGATTTATAAGAGGAGAAGATATCTGTGTTTTTGATTTCAGCAATAAATTTTCCGAAGGTTGGGATTGGACATGGCAAGTACCAAGAGCCGATTTTGACAACACTATGGCTCAAGAAGTGATACGAAAAGGCATTGATTTAGAATTTGAATCAGAAGTGATTTCGGTTTCTTTTCAAGGGAAAAATTCGATTACTGTGGTAAAAGAAAAGGGAGGGAATCTAAAAGAAATTCACGCTAAATTCATTATCGATTCCAGCGGCTATGGAAGAGTGTTACCAAGACTTTTGGATTTGGACACGCCTTCTAAATTAGACCCGCATTCCTCAATTTTTACGCATGTTGTAGATATCAACCGTCCCGAAGGAGAGGAAGGCACTCTGATTTCATTTGACATACTTGAAACCGAAGTGTGGCTATGGGTTATTCCTTTTTCGAATGGCAATACAAGTCTTGGCGTTGTGGGCCCAACGGATTTTATCAATTCACTTTCTGCCAATAAAGACAATGCCGAAGCGCTGAAAAATGCCATTCAGCTTTCTGATTTTTATATTAAACGATTTGGTGGAGTTGATTTTATATTTGAACCAATCAAATTAGAAAATTATTCCCGATCAGTCAAAAAAATGTACGGAGATGGTTTTGCACTTACCGGAAACAGTTCCGAGTTTTTGGATCCCGTTTTCTCGTCTGGTGTTGCATTTGCTACCGAATCAGGTATGCTTGCCGCCAAATTATACCTCAAAGAATCACAAGGAATAACAGTAGATTGGGAAACCGAATTTACGGGTTACATGAAAAGAGGAATTGCTGTTTTTACCACTTACGTAAAAGAGTGGTACACAGGAAACCTACAGACTTTATTTTTTCATCAACCAGAAAACCCAGATGTAAAAAGAAAAATATGTGCCGTACTCGCAGGCTATGTTTGGGATGAAGAAAATCCGTTTGTAAAAAAACACGACAATCTCATCAAAAACATGGCTCACATACTCCAAATGGAAAGTCCACAAAAAAAATCCTAG
- a CDS encoding methyltransferase: MKDFGSDKKNVVQANLDAQKIAFAPIMFQAAKSLRNLGILEYLFNNDKASIETIATELNLSVYGVKVLLEAGLSLEMVYLKDNEFILTKTGYFILRDKMTNINMDFTQDVNYLAINHLEESIKNGKPEGLKELGNWDTVYIGLSELPEKIKKSWFDFDHFYSDYTFPEIMPILFDNNPKSFLDVGGNTGKFSLQCAKYDPTVKITILDLPGQIKVAQKNIEAAGFEDRISTIGANLLDDSIPFPKGADIIWMSQFIDCFSLEEVYSLFKRAYEAMTDDASFYILETFWDLQKFQASTYSLHATSLYFTAVANGNSQMFHSEDILKVIEKAGFVVAEIHEIIGMSHTLIKCKKRVL; the protein is encoded by the coding sequence ATGAAAGATTTTGGTTCTGACAAAAAAAATGTTGTTCAAGCGAATTTAGACGCACAAAAAATTGCTTTTGCCCCAATTATGTTTCAAGCAGCAAAATCACTTCGGAATTTGGGTATTTTAGAATACTTATTTAATAATGACAAAGCGAGTATAGAAACCATAGCGACCGAGTTGAATTTGTCAGTCTATGGTGTAAAAGTTTTACTCGAAGCAGGTTTAAGCTTGGAAATGGTTTATTTGAAAGACAATGAATTCATACTCACAAAAACTGGTTATTTCATATTAAGGGATAAAATGACCAATATAAATATGGATTTTACCCAAGATGTAAATTACCTGGCGATAAACCATTTGGAAGAATCTATAAAAAATGGAAAACCGGAAGGTCTGAAAGAATTAGGGAATTGGGATACCGTATATATTGGTTTATCTGAATTACCTGAAAAGATCAAAAAAAGCTGGTTTGACTTTGACCACTTCTATTCGGACTATACTTTTCCAGAAATTATGCCCATTTTATTTGACAATAATCCTAAATCATTTTTGGATGTTGGGGGCAATACCGGAAAATTTTCTTTGCAATGTGCCAAATATGATCCAACAGTAAAAATCACCATTTTAGATTTGCCGGGACAGATTAAAGTAGCACAGAAAAATATAGAGGCCGCTGGTTTTGAAGATCGAATTTCTACAATAGGAGCTAATTTATTGGACGATTCAATTCCTTTCCCAAAAGGAGCAGACATTATCTGGATGAGTCAGTTTATCGATTGCTTTTCTTTGGAAGAAGTTTATAGCCTTTTCAAAAGAGCTTATGAAGCAATGACAGACGATGCCAGTTTCTATATTTTGGAAACGTTTTGGGATTTGCAAAAATTTCAAGCATCAACATACAGCCTACACGCCACTTCTTTATACTTTACTGCGGTTGCCAATGGAAACAGTCAAATGTTCCATTCAGAGGACATTTTGAAAGTAATCGAAAAAGCCGGATTTGTAGTGGCTGAAATACATGAAATAATTGGAATGAGCCATACATTGATTAAATGCAAAAAAAGAGTATTATAA
- the hutH gene encoding histidine ammonia-lyase: protein MNTIKEFLSLEEFESVIFNNDKINISQVVLDRVNESFDFLKEFSVNKIIYGVNTGFGPMAQYRIKDEDRIQLQYNLIRSHASGTGKPLNATCVKAAILARLNTLSLGNSGVHSSVIHLMKELINRDITPLIFEHGGVGASGDLVQLAHLALVLIGEGEVFYKGERRPTQAVFAIEKLEPIQVEIREGLALMNGTSVMTGIGVVNVHHANKLLDWSIKFSCAINELVQAYDDHFSEELNNTKRHKGQREVASRMRRNLEDSTLIRKREDHLYSGENTEDVFKEKVQEYYSLRCVPQILGPILETISNVSSILEEEFNSANDNPIIDVKNQHVYHGGNFHGDYISLEMDKLKIVITKLTMLAERQLNYLLNSKINEILPPFVNLGTLGFNFGMQGVQFTATSTTAENQMLSNPMYVHSIPNNNDNQDIVSMGTNAAVITSKVIENAFEVLAIELITIVQAIDYLEQKDQISSVTRKIYDDIRVIIPRFEKDQVMYPFVQKVKDYLINN from the coding sequence ATGAATACTATAAAGGAATTTTTAAGTCTAGAAGAGTTTGAATCTGTAATCTTTAATAATGACAAAATAAATATTAGCCAAGTTGTTTTAGATCGAGTTAATGAAAGTTTTGATTTTCTAAAAGAATTCTCAGTTAATAAAATTATTTACGGTGTAAATACCGGATTTGGGCCAATGGCTCAATATCGTATTAAAGACGAAGATCGTATACAATTGCAATATAATTTAATACGAAGTCATGCTTCTGGTACAGGAAAACCATTGAATGCAACCTGTGTTAAAGCGGCAATTTTGGCTAGGCTAAATACACTTTCTTTAGGTAATTCTGGAGTTCATTCTTCAGTGATTCATTTGATGAAAGAATTAATCAATAGAGATATTACTCCTTTAATTTTTGAACATGGTGGAGTAGGAGCCAGTGGTGATTTAGTGCAATTGGCACATTTGGCTTTGGTTCTTATTGGTGAAGGAGAGGTGTTTTATAAAGGAGAAAGACGACCTACACAAGCCGTTTTTGCCATAGAAAAACTGGAACCTATTCAAGTCGAAATTAGAGAAGGATTGGCATTGATGAACGGAACGTCGGTGATGACCGGAATTGGAGTTGTCAATGTGCATCATGCCAATAAATTATTAGATTGGTCAATTAAATTTTCTTGTGCCATTAATGAGCTTGTACAAGCTTACGACGACCATTTTTCGGAAGAATTAAATAATACAAAACGTCATAAAGGACAAAGAGAAGTAGCTTCGAGAATGCGAAGAAATCTTGAAGATAGTACTTTAATCAGAAAAAGGGAAGATCATTTATATTCAGGAGAAAATACCGAAGATGTTTTCAAAGAAAAAGTGCAGGAATATTATTCTTTGCGTTGCGTTCCTCAAATTTTGGGGCCAATACTTGAAACTATAAGCAATGTTTCTTCTATTTTGGAAGAAGAATTTAATTCGGCAAATGATAATCCAATTATTGACGTGAAAAACCAGCATGTGTATCATGGTGGTAATTTTCATGGTGATTATATTTCGTTGGAAATGGATAAATTGAAAATCGTAATTACTAAATTAACGATGCTTGCCGAACGTCAGTTGAATTATTTATTGAATTCAAAAATAAACGAAATCCTTCCTCCATTTGTGAATTTGGGGACATTAGGATTTAATTTTGGAATGCAGGGAGTACAGTTTACGGCGACTTCTACAACTGCCGAAAATCAGATGTTATCGAATCCTATGTATGTTCACAGTATTCCAAATAATAATGACAATCAGGATATTGTAAGTATGGGGACTAATGCTGCCGTAATTACATCTAAAGTTATTGAAAATGCATTTGAAGTATTGGCTATCGAATTAATCACCATTGTTCAGGCAATTGATTATTTGGAACAAAAAGACCAAATTTCATCTGTAACCAGAAAAATATACGATGATATTCGTGTCATTATTCCAAGATTCGAAAAAGATCAGGTAATGTATCCTTTTGTACAAAAAGTGAAAGATTATTTGATTAATAACTAA
- the fabG gene encoding 3-oxoacyl-ACP reductase FabG, whose translation MKCALVTGGSRGIGNAICEKLSQDSDYHILINYYSNKEEAENTLQKVMANGATGEILKFDVANFDEVKSVLTQWQEANPEAIVEAIINNAGITRDGLFMWMSPEDWSSVINTSLNGFFNVTNFFMQKMLRNKYGRIVNIVSLSGVKGTAGQTNYSAAKGALVGATKALAQEVAKRNITVNAVAPGFIRTNMTSHLDEKELIKMIPVNRFGEAEEVADLVSFLVSKKSSYITGEVININGGIYS comes from the coding sequence ATGAAATGTGCATTGGTAACAGGAGGTTCTAGAGGAATTGGTAACGCTATTTGTGAAAAACTGTCACAAGACAGCGATTATCATATTTTGATTAATTATTATTCGAATAAAGAAGAAGCCGAAAATACATTACAAAAAGTAATGGCAAACGGGGCTACGGGAGAGATTCTAAAATTTGATGTTGCCAATTTTGATGAAGTAAAATCGGTATTGACACAATGGCAAGAGGCAAATCCGGAAGCAATTGTAGAAGCAATCATAAATAATGCAGGGATTACCAGAGACGGTCTGTTCATGTGGATGAGTCCGGAAGATTGGTCCAGTGTTATCAATACCAGTCTGAATGGTTTTTTTAATGTGACTAACTTTTTTATGCAAAAAATGTTGCGAAATAAATACGGCCGAATTGTGAATATCGTTTCACTTTCGGGAGTAAAAGGAACAGCAGGGCAGACAAATTATTCTGCGGCAAAAGGTGCGTTGGTAGGAGCAACTAAGGCTCTGGCACAGGAAGTTGCCAAAAGAAATATTACTGTCAATGCAGTGGCTCCAGGTTTTATAAGAACAAATATGACCAGCCATCTTGATGAAAAAGAATTAATTAAAATGATTCCGGTGAATCGTTTTGGCGAAGCCGAAGAAGTCGCTGATCTGGTTAGCTTTTTGGTTTCCAAGAAATCAAGCTACATTACTGGAGAGGTTATCAATATAAATGGTGGGATTTATTCATAA
- a CDS encoding beta-ketoacyl synthase, producing MNKRVVITGMGIYSCIGTSLDEVKDSLYQGKSGISFDPERKEFGFQSALTGMVPRPDLKNLLTRRQRISLGEETEYAYMATVEALRNANIDDAFFDENEVGIMYGNDSASKSVIEATDIIRDKKDSALIGSGAIFKSMNSTVTMNLSTIFKMRGINLTVSAACASGSHSIGLAYFLIKSGFQDVIICGGAQEINKYAMCSFDGLGVFSPREDEPTKASRPFDINRDGLIPSGGGATLVLESYESAIKRGAPILAEVVGYGFSSNGGHISTPNVEGPSIAMQRALDEAGINASEVDYINAHATSTPVGDDNEAKAIFKVFGESNPYVSSTKSMTGHECWMAGASEVIYSILMMQNDFIAPNINLETPDDDAAKLNLVKTTLNKKFDIFLSNSFGFGGTNSALVVKKYKKSNE from the coding sequence ATGAATAAAAGAGTTGTCATCACGGGAATGGGAATTTATTCCTGTATCGGAACATCGTTAGACGAGGTAAAAGATTCATTATATCAAGGAAAATCTGGTATTTCATTTGATCCAGAACGAAAAGAATTTGGTTTTCAATCCGCCCTGACAGGGATGGTTCCTAGGCCAGATTTGAAGAATTTGCTTACCAGAAGGCAAAGAATAAGTCTTGGTGAAGAAACCGAATATGCATACATGGCAACGGTTGAAGCCTTAAGAAATGCCAATATTGACGATGCTTTCTTTGATGAAAATGAAGTTGGGATTATGTATGGCAATGATAGTGCTTCGAAATCTGTTATTGAAGCAACTGACATTATTAGAGATAAAAAAGATTCTGCGTTAATTGGTTCGGGAGCTATTTTTAAATCAATGAATTCAACGGTAACGATGAATTTATCGACTATTTTTAAAATGAGAGGGATTAATTTAACTGTAAGCGCTGCCTGTGCAAGCGGATCTCATTCTATTGGATTGGCCTATTTTTTAATAAAAAGCGGTTTTCAGGATGTAATCATTTGTGGTGGTGCACAAGAAATTAACAAATATGCCATGTGCAGTTTTGACGGTTTGGGTGTTTTTTCCCCTAGGGAAGACGAACCAACCAAAGCCTCAAGACCTTTTGATATTAATCGCGATGGTTTAATTCCTAGTGGCGGTGGAGCTACTTTAGTTTTAGAATCGTATGAATCTGCTATCAAAAGAGGTGCTCCTATTCTGGCAGAAGTTGTGGGCTACGGATTCTCGTCGAATGGCGGTCATATTTCCACTCCAAATGTCGAAGGACCATCTATAGCCATGCAAAGAGCGCTCGATGAAGCAGGAATAAACGCAAGTGAAGTAGATTACATAAATGCCCATGCAACATCTACACCAGTAGGCGATGATAATGAAGCAAAAGCGATCTTTAAAGTCTTTGGTGAAAGTAATCCTTATGTGAGTTCGACAAAGTCAATGACGGGTCACGAATGCTGGATGGCTGGAGCCAGTGAAGTCATTTATTCGATTCTAATGATGCAAAACGATTTCATCGCGCCAAACATTAATTTGGAAACGCCAGATGATGATGCTGCAAAATTAAATTTGGTTAAAACCACTTTAAATAAAAAATTTGACATATTTTTGTCGAATTCCTTCGGTTTTGGAGGGACGAATTCAGCATTAGTAGTTAAAAAGTATAAAAAAAGTAATGAATAA
- a CDS encoding acyl carrier protein: MNKEAIIEKINYFLIDEFEVDGDDIQSDANLKITLGLDSLDYVDLVVSIESNFGVKLVEADFVGIDTFQDFYDLIENKLKAKA, encoded by the coding sequence ATGAATAAAGAAGCAATCATAGAGAAGATTAATTATTTTTTAATTGATGAGTTTGAGGTAGATGGAGATGATATTCAGTCAGATGCAAATTTGAAAATCACTTTGGGATTGGATAGTTTAGACTATGTAGATTTAGTTGTTTCTATTGAATCAAACTTTGGTGTAAAATTAGTTGAAGCAGATTTTGTAGGAATAGATACATTCCAAGATTTTTATGATCTTATCGAAAATAAATTAAAAGCAAAAGCATAA